One Candidatus Nitrososphaera evergladensis SR1 genomic window, TATGCCCAGTACAATGCGCATGTAGTAAACCCTATCCAACGCCACGTTCGGCATTGTGTTTGACTGCGGCCGGTAAAATGCCTTGCGGCTACTAGCCTAACCCCAGCCCATCTTGTGCTTGTAGTAGCTTGCCAACTTGGCGTGCTTCATGCGCTCGCCGGCGTTCTCGGCCTTGTCCATCTTGCGCAGGTGCGTCCTGAACTGGTAGAGGTCGCACATGCAGACGCCCGTCACCGGCTTGTACTTTACTCTCGACACTTCGTGCTTTTTGTGGCTGGCGTACATTATCGCCAGTTTTGGTACGAGCTTGCTTGCGATTATCCCGCCTATGGCGATGTACAGCGCCGGCCCTGTTGCAAACGCGTGATAAGGATTGACGCCGGCCGACTGGAAATACAAAAGGGGCCCCAGTATAGATGCAAGGACGCCTCCAAAGGTGGCTACCGCAGAAACCCGGGAGAGCCGGTCGTACTGGGCGGTCTCTTGCTCAAACTGGTCAATCAGCTTTTCGTATTTCTCGTCTAGCTTGGCCTTTTCTTCTTCAGTAGAAAGTGCCGCTGAAATCTCCATATGTGCTCTGTGTGCGGCAAACTCGCTAATTAAGTTTATTTCAGGGAAGATTTCCAGTTATTTTTCAGTTAGAGATTTCTTCCAAAGCGTATTTTATAATGCAATAACAGGAATATGATAATTATTTGATTGTGACGGTCTGAGTACTGCAGCAAAACATCTCACAAATTACAAACTTTGAGGGGTTTAATTGCAAGTGCTTGCACGTGCCAAGTTGGCCATGATGTAATTCTTGTGTTTTATGATAATATATGGGTATATGATTTATCGTGAGAATATTAATATTTCGTGAAATTTTTTTAACTATTGATGGAACAAGGCCGTCGCCACTCAAAACAGACGCTGAAATTTTCCGCACAGAGGCTGGACAACATGACGCCAGAACTTTTGGCAAAATCGATGTGGGTGAGCACCGGCATGGCAATGATATTTTCGCTTCCGCCCCTTGGGTTGTTTATCGGCCTGTACGAGGCTGAAATGCACATTGGCGTTGCGGCAGGCATTGGCTTTGGAGTCCACTTTGCAACGCTTGCATTCTCTAGGAGAATAGCTGCTGGCCTGTCCAAGCTGTTCGACTGAGCTTTAGCACTAGATTTTTTGACACTCACGGTTTACTTGTCAGACGAAATTTTTTTCATGAAGAAGGGAAATAATTGAGCAGGATATACGAGATCCACAGATACAGGGGCGACGAGTTCCAGTACGTCGTGGCAAGAACCAACAAGCATTCTGAGGATTATGTTAAAGCAGACGTGGAAAAGATGAACGCGCTCTTGTCGCCGGAGATGCGGGCGGAGGGCATCAGGTACGTCTTTGCGCTTGGCACGGTTGACGGCATGAACAAAAAGACGGGCGAGCGGGCGAAAAAGAAGGAGAAGCAGGAGAAGCAACAACAGCAGGATGGCGCGCAGGTGCAGTTGTCCCCTGCGAACTAATGATTTGTTACAATTAATTATTAACAAAATAAAGGACTAAGGTAAAAAGGACACTAATCGCGAGTAACCCGAGTAATTTTGGGGCATTCCCCCTTCACTGAAAACGGAACAGCTGCTTCGAATATTAAAAAAGCAGCATCGAACAGGATAACACCTCATAATCGAAAAGGCTTGCCCCTAGAGCCAACTTTGCATCCTTACAAGTTGGTGCAAGATGGATGTAGATATGGCGTAAAATATGCTGGTATTGGCGCGGTCTTGTCAAGATACTTGCAACCATAGATCCAACAATGCATCCAAGACGACTTCCTGCTTTGGCCTGACCTATGGGACGTAACAGAATGTATGCTTGTCCTTACGTCTAAAGTGTCTTGGATCCTCTTCTGTTAGCTGTTTTGCTTTCCAAGTGGCGTGCCCTCTTTTCCAATCTTCATCTCCGAAGCCAGAAAATTCTGGTAGCCTCTTAACATGCTTATAGAGAGATTCTGTTGTGATGCAGCGTCTCTTATCACCTTCGCCCACGATAAACATCCGTACGATTTCCTTCTGGGACAACTTCGACGATTTGCCCCAATTGATTTCCTCTAAGAGTGGTTTTAACGTGTCCACATAGAGTTTAAGTTTTCTAGATAATTCGTTCAAAAGGCCGTCGTCAAGACTCTTTAGCTGTCCATCCCAGTCTATTCTTTCGTAAACTTTTGTCCAAGCTCTTCCCCACCTTTCAAACTTTGCATCCGGTAATTCTTTCAAAATCTGCCTAGATTTTCTTTTCATCGCATTAAGGATGACCAGATTCCTATTCTTGCTGGTTTCAATATGTAATCCGATCTCGATGAAAGGTCTCTTTTTGCCGAACCATGCCTCAAAGTGAATGTTCTCGTTTCCATATGAATACTGCACAAATTTACCGTTGTAATGCACCTTTGTCCTCGCATTTCCAACCATACCTTTCTGCCGGATTATCTTATCAAGCTCCTGCGCAGCATCTGCAAGGCTAGAATAGGTCGATGTGATCGGTATTTCCAACTTTTCTGCAGCTTTAAAGAAATCACACTTCGAACGTTCAACTAGAATTATTCCAATTTTTCTGTCGAGAAAATGTTCATGCGCCCATTCTAAGAAATCTTCTTATCTTCCACATCCTGTTTCCGGAATGCAACGTAGAATGCAACAGGAATTGTTTTTGACTCTAGCATCCTCGTTATTGTATTTAGAGGAATATTCCATCGTTTTTCATGGAGCACTGCCTCTAGGAAATCCTTGCCATTGCTGGAAATCAGGGCCGTATATGCTAAGAGTTGTCCGAATGTTCCTCCTATGTTCGTGATACGGCTTGTTATCTTGCACTCCACTATTCTCAGTAGGTTTTCGTCATCGTCATAGGAAACCACGTCGAATAAGGAACGCTTAAAGCCAAATTCTAGGACATCAGTTCGAAGACGTCTTGCAACAGGAATGGCGATTTCCTTTTTTTCTCTCGGAGTGATGCCAATTCGTCTTGTGCTAGCCATCCGTGCTTACAGTTTGCTATTAGATGGTTATTATTAAATTTGAAGATATTCAGGTTCTAAAATCTACAGCATCAAAGATCCATTTTCAGCAATGTCTACTACGTTAGTATGCCATTTCTTATGATATTCTTCCTGTTCCGTATGAATTGGAATAATACGCTTAGCATCTGAATACTGTATTATCTTTCTTATCTGGTCGCCAGACTCGTGTTCTGAAACATAGCTATGGTTCCAGTCTTTATCCTTGGAAATCAGATTATGGTGAGCATAGCCGTGAATAAAGTATTTCTAATGCCAAAATCAAGTGCATCTGTGGCTCGGGAGTCGTATCAACAACATCTCGAATCGCTTGATTATCTGAAGAAAATCTTAGATGAAGAATGGATATCGAAGCAGAGTCAAACCAAACCGCCAAAGTTAAACCGAAAACAGATAGACAACATGAGCTTCCTCCGAATTGGAACCCACAAGCACCCTCTAGTTTTGCTAATTGAAGATGCAGAACGTGATCTTGAATCTATGCTGACAACGAATGCATCACCAACTGAAGCCATCCTGAAAGCCTCAAAAATAGCAGAATCCCTGAGAATACTAACGGATAACGGAATAGCTAGAGTAGCGGAGAAGATTGAGAGTATCAAAAATGCAACTGATGATACCTATCAGAAAACAATCTATGAGATTGAAGTCGGTGCGGCGTACCTGAAAAAGGGCCATAAGGTAGAATTTGTGGCAACTCAACATAAAGCGGGTAAGAGAACATTTGATTTGCTAGTGGATTGTGCAATCGAACTAGAATGCAAGAAAAAGGATAGAGCATCTAACTCGGGAAAAAGAAACAAAGACTATTGGACGACAATTGCGACAAGAGCTAACAAGCTAATGACTTATCTTGGCTTGAATTACATGATTATCATTAAGACGCTTCTGAACCTTGAGGAAGAAGATATGGAATTCATATCAAAAAAGCTTGATGAGCTCATCCGGGCGAAGAAAGAAGGCTCGTTCAGCTATCTTGAAAAGGGTGTTAGTATTTTCTTAACAAGAACTGGTGAAAAAGACCAAGATATTGAAGCAACTGAGTTGGAATTCAGAACAAGCGAACCATTAGATTTTACGATTGGTCCAAAGGGTGAATTAATGAAACGGGATGATGGCAAGACCTATTGGAGAAATACAAGATTCTTTGGATTTAAGACAAGTCACTTGCGAGACCGTGCCGGAAGTGTAATTGACTCTATTGCAGATGCAAGTGGGCAATTTTCAGGGACAAGACCCGCAATAATCTACATTGATCTGAATATTTTCATGGCGTCTGATTTAGAAAAAGACCTTCAAGTCATCATTCCAATGATCATGGCAATACTCGCCAAAACAACAAGCATTGCAGCGGTAGTAATTACCAACGAAGTTCTGACAGAAGATAGGCAGAAAATAACTTTCATCAAACGTATACTTATTAATGAAAATGCCAAGCACCGACTACCTGAAAGCTTTGGGATTCCAGAGGATTTACCATAATGTAATTTGAGACGAAATGAACTCGATGTTGATGACCAAGACATTGTGATAAGAAGCGACAATTCAAGTTGACCGTGAAATAGCATACGCTTATGGCGGACCCACATCATGACTTAACGGTCAAGTTCTTTGCAAAGGCCTTTCAAGTTACTAAAACAGAATCTAGCGGTCAACCACAACCTAATGATTTTTATAAAGCGCCAAGGGCATTGAGACTGCGTACACATGGCTAACAAGGTCAGCATTCCAAGCAAGATCTTTGGCACCGTCCTTGCCCACAGCATGAGGGGCAAGATGCTTTCAAGGACCGAGCTCCAGACCCTTGCAGAGTCAAGGGACATTGAGGAGCTCGTAACTAGGATGAAGAACACGATATACCTTGACGCGCTGGCAAAGCTGACCAAGCCGTACACCGCTGAAAAGGTGGAAGGCGCGCTGCGCGAGCACCTTGTAAACACGCACGCCAAGATGGTCACGCTTTCAAGCGGCGCTGGAGTGCTCAACGCATATTTCGTTAAATACATCACGTGGAACCTGAAGATTATCCTGAAAGGCAAGGCGCTTGGCAGGACGTACGAAGAGCTGTTGCCAAAAATCAACCTGCGAGCCGAAGAGCTCGTGGGAAGGCGCGACCTCGTAGTCAAGGCGCTTGTCGCAAAGGACTTTGACGAGGCCGTGGCGTCGCTTCAGGGAAGCGAGTTTGGAGAAGACGCAAGAAAGGCGGCGGTCGTGTACAAGGAGAAGGGCGACGTGAGGGCGTTTGACACCTTCCTTGACCACGCATTCTACAAGTCGCTTGACAAGTCGATGTTCGGCGAGTCGCCCCTGCAGGACGTCCAGAAGCTTGTCACGGTCGACATTGACGCTTACAACGTGCTTGCCGTCCTGAGGGCCAAGTACTGGGGCCTGTCGGCGCAGGAGACAAGCGACCTTGTCGCCATCACGACGACCAAGATAAGCAGGGACACGCTCCAAAAGATGATAAACGTGGAAAAAATCCAGGAGGCAATCGGCGAGCTATCAAACACTGCCTACCGCGACCTGATACCCAAGAGCGCTGAAAACGACATTGACGCGATAATGCAGCTGGAGGAAGGCTTTGAGCGCGTCTCTGTAAGGAGGATAATGGCGTCGTACAGGACGGTGTTTACTCTTGGCAACATGCTTGCGACGCTAAAGCTGATGATGCTAGAGATTCGAAACCTTGCAGCTATTGCCGCCGGCGTCGAGCAAAAGATACCCGCCGACAGGATAATGGCCAACCTGGCCAAGACTACTGTACAGTAGTCACATCCATCTTTTCAATCCCGATATAACTGCGCGGGACATCTCTTCGGCCTTTTGCGCAGGGATGCCAAGGTTCTTTGTCATAAAGTCGACTGATCTTTTTATCATGTCCTCAACAGTCAAGTCCGGCATCGTAAACGCGCCGGCCTGGAAGCAGAACTTGCAGTACTCTTTTGTTGCACTGCCGTTGCCGTCTGTGCCGTAAAACCCGTCGCCAAGGGGTATGCCGCAGCTCTGGCATCTACTTGTAGTAGAAGAAGGATCGGACATTATTCTCCTGTAAAAAAGGAAGAGGGGCGTCGTGTACTTATTGCTTCTTCTTGCCGCTGCCGTCTTCTTTCCATACTAGGTTGGAGTAGAGCATGTTTGGCACGAGCTTCTTGAAGGTGACGCCGTCCGACTTGTACCACTTCGGGAACCACTCGTACAGGTGCAACCTGATGGTCTGGATGTACACTATCAGGCCTTCGATCATCATGATGCCAATGTTGCCGCCAATCAGGATGGCAAGCCCGCCTCCGTGCTCAAACGAGTTGTTCACGGTGACAAGGAGCGCCGAGTGCACAAGGAGCATGATGCCGATACGGGAGTACGATATTGTGTTGGCAAGCATCTCGATGGTCCTTACCATCACGGTCTCGACCACGATGCCGACCATGCCTCCGTGCGGCGACTCTTTGCCTTCTGCCTTCAGGTGCTTTTCTTCCTTCATGCCACCGATGATGGTGATTGCGATGCACGCAAAGATGACAGGCGGAGCGGCTCTTGCCACCATGCCCACCGTCACCCAGGGAAAGACGTCGCTTATCCATGGGATTGGGCCGTACGTCTTGTTTGACAGGAACATGCCAATGATGTCGTACTGGGCCCCGATGGCAGTCAGTATGAGCGAGACTACCGCAAGGTACTGGATGATTGCAGGGATGTCGTGCGTGTATACCATCAGCTTGTTGCCAAGGCGCCAGTCTGCCCTCAAGCGCAGGCCGAACGCCAGCAGCAGGTGCCCTATTCCTATGGCTACCGACACGGCAAGTATCTTTACCACCTGATCAAACGTCAGTTCTGCCACGGACAGCAGGCCGATGAACGGGAGCGCGCTGGCAAGGCCGCTAAGCACCGCAAGCTCGCTGAAGTGGAACCCAAACATTTCGCCTGTCCCAAGGCCTCCAACGGTTGCCGCAAGGCCGCTTGCGGCCACCAGCGTTCCCCACATCTTTAGCCTGCCGTTTCCGCGTATCCGAAACAACATGCCGAGGCCAAAGAGCAGTATGCCGTGGCCAAAGTCTGCAAACATCAGGCCGTAAAATATCGGCCAGACAAAAGAGATTATCTTGGTAGGGTCCGTCTCGCCGTACCTTGGCAGGCCCTGCGTCTCGGTGATTAATTCGAAATTCTTGGAATATCCCTTGTTGGAAAGCAGAGTCGGCATCGTGGGCTTGCCGGCATCTTGGAGGTCAATAGTCACGCCCGTTTCCTCGACCACAGAGACATAGTCGTCGCCGGCAAGTTTCTTGAACTTGCCTTCCATCTCTGCCGGGATATAGCCCTCTATTACTGCAAAGTTTTTCGTCCCGCCCGGCTTTCGGGTCGTTTCAAGAACGTCCTTTGCCATGCCGGCGGCCTCGCGAAGCGAAAGCACCTTTGTGATTATGGACTCTTTTAGTTTCACTACCTCCTTGTCCAGCTGCTCCATTCTGGCTTCAAGCTCCTTGACCTTGGCGCTGGCTTCAGAAAACGCGACGTTTGGGTTCTGCGGCATGTTTGCCGGTATCTGGAGCGGGTTGATGCCAAAGCTGCGCATCACCTTTGCTATCCTCTCGGAATCTTCTGCGGATCCTACTATTGTGAGGGCGGTCTTTTTCTCGCCCAGGTTTGTAGAGTATACCGCAAGGTCTTCAAGGCTCTTTCTTATCTCGGCCTCGTCGGTTGAATCGATGACGTAAATGCCGGCGTAGAATTTGGAAAGGGTGCCAAGGCGCGTCAGGTCCATGCTGAGGCTTGACGCGTTCTCGGTGAGCGCCTTCAGGTTTGAATATTCCTCAAGCGACTTTTGCGTCCTGTTGCGCTCGTCTATTATCTTTCTTGCGCCCTCCAGCTCCTTTGCGGCCCTGTCCTCAAGGTCGGCGATAAAGCCCTGGATGTTGTCGATGTGGTAGTCGGTCTTGCCCTTTGGCGCGCCCCTGAACATCGTTGCCAGGACGCCGGCCTCCGCAGGGATGCCCAGTGCCTTTATCACCTCGTCGATCTCCTGGTAGAGCTTTTGCGCCTTTAGCAAAAGGTCGTCGTAGTACGGGTTAAGGTGCTCAGAAGCAGAAGAGCTCGGTATTGGGTGGAACCATTCAAGCTCGGCCAGCTTGCTGACGGCAGCTTGTGTTTCCATCCTAGGCAGGATCACGGTTGCCTTTTTCAGCTTGGCTAACCCCATAGTATATTGTTCAGCATGAAGAAAAGACGATCTCTTTAAAATCCTTTCCCTGAGATGCAATCACGCTCCTTTCATCTCGTTATAGAAGAAGAAAAGTTCCTGGTTTGAAAATGAAAAAAGGAAAGTGTTCCCGCCATTTTTTGTCGCTGGCGGTAGCGGCTGCTGTGATGTTATTGTTCCTCTTTTACTGGCCGAGGATAATGAACATCATGACTATACCGTAGATGGCGATTGACTCGACCATACCCACGATAATGAACACGCTGGACTGCATCTTTGGGTTCTCGCTGATGGCCGCAAGACCTGCCGCGCCCACAAAGCCAAGACCAAAGCCAGCGCCAAGCGCTGCCAGACCGAATGCTATACCCGCAGCGAGGAACTTGAACGCGCTAGAACTCGTGGCTGCAGCGGCTCCACCTGCTTCCTGTGCATAGGCAGCCGGGCTTGCAAACGCAATGCCTGCAAACACAACTGCCGCGAGAATTGTCAAA contains:
- a CDS encoding ATP synthase subunit C, with translation MMQLKVRGALSLLTILAAVVFAGIAFASPAAYAQEAGGAAAATSSSAFKFLAAGIAFGLAALGAGFGLGFVGAAGLAAISENPKMQSSVFIIVGMVESIAIYGIVMMFIILGQ
- a CDS encoding zinc ribbon domain-containing protein, with the translated sequence MSDPSSTTSRCQSCGIPLGDGFYGTDGNGSATKEYCKFCFQAGAFTMPDLTVEDMIKRSVDFMTKNLGIPAQKAEEMSRAVISGLKRWM
- a CDS encoding V0D/AC39 family V-type ATPase subunit — translated: MANKVSIPSKIFGTVLAHSMRGKMLSRTELQTLAESRDIEELVTRMKNTIYLDALAKLTKPYTAEKVEGALREHLVNTHAKMVTLSSGAGVLNAYFVKYITWNLKIILKGKALGRTYEELLPKINLRAEELVGRRDLVVKALVAKDFDEAVASLQGSEFGEDARKAAVVYKEKGDVRAFDTFLDHAFYKSLDKSMFGESPLQDVQKLVTVDIDAYNVLAVLRAKYWGLSAQETSDLVAITTTKISRDTLQKMINVEKIQEAIGELSNTAYRDLIPKSAENDIDAIMQLEEGFERVSVRRIMASYRTVFTLGNMLATLKLMMLEIRNLAAIAAGVEQKIPADRIMANLAKTTVQ
- a CDS encoding V-type ATP synthase subunit I, with the protein product MGLAKLKKATVILPRMETQAAVSKLAELEWFHPIPSSSASEHLNPYYDDLLLKAQKLYQEIDEVIKALGIPAEAGVLATMFRGAPKGKTDYHIDNIQGFIADLEDRAAKELEGARKIIDERNRTQKSLEEYSNLKALTENASSLSMDLTRLGTLSKFYAGIYVIDSTDEAEIRKSLEDLAVYSTNLGEKKTALTIVGSAEDSERIAKVMRSFGINPLQIPANMPQNPNVAFSEASAKVKELEARMEQLDKEVVKLKESIITKVLSLREAAGMAKDVLETTRKPGGTKNFAVIEGYIPAEMEGKFKKLAGDDYVSVVEETGVTIDLQDAGKPTMPTLLSNKGYSKNFELITETQGLPRYGETDPTKIISFVWPIFYGLMFADFGHGILLFGLGMLFRIRGNGRLKMWGTLVAASGLAATVGGLGTGEMFGFHFSELAVLSGLASALPFIGLLSVAELTFDQVVKILAVSVAIGIGHLLLAFGLRLRADWRLGNKLMVYTHDIPAIIQYLAVVSLILTAIGAQYDIIGMFLSNKTYGPIPWISDVFPWVTVGMVARAAPPVIFACIAITIIGGMKEEKHLKAEGKESPHGGMVGIVVETVMVRTIEMLANTISYSRIGIMLLVHSALLVTVNNSFEHGGGLAILIGGNIGIMMIEGLIVYIQTIRLHLYEWFPKWYKSDGVTFKKLVPNMLYSNLVWKEDGSGKKKQ